Proteins encoded within one genomic window of Amycolatopsis sp. 2-15:
- a CDS encoding MaoC family dehydratase, translated as MRVFTNVDEFAAAAGEHLGESEWLTVTQERVQQFADATDDHQWIHLDTEKAAAGPFGTTIAHGFLTLSLLPHFGSQVYRVDGLKMGINYGLNKVRFPQPVKVGAKVRGSADLLEVTDVAGGKQAVVRWTVEIDGEAKPACVAEFVARMIA; from the coding sequence ATGCGCGTGTTCACGAACGTCGACGAGTTCGCCGCCGCGGCTGGCGAGCACCTCGGCGAGAGCGAGTGGCTCACCGTCACGCAGGAGCGGGTGCAGCAGTTCGCCGACGCCACCGACGACCACCAATGGATCCACCTCGACACCGAGAAGGCCGCGGCGGGGCCGTTCGGCACCACGATCGCCCACGGGTTCCTCACGCTTTCGCTGCTGCCGCACTTCGGCTCGCAGGTCTACCGCGTCGACGGCCTGAAGATGGGCATCAACTACGGCCTCAACAAGGTGCGGTTCCCGCAGCCGGTGAAGGTCGGGGCGAAGGTGCGCGGCAGCGCGGACCTGCTCGAGGTGACAGACGTGGCCGGCGGCAAGCAGGCTGTGGTGCGGTGGACCGTCGAGATCGACGGCGAGGCCAAGCCGGCCTGCGTCGCCGAGTTCGTCGCCCGCATGATCGCCTGA
- the fabG gene encoding 3-oxoacyl-ACP reductase FabG, with product MTDSPARVAIVTGAGRGIGAAVARRLAADGFAVGLLDLDESAVKAGAEAIVAEGGRAVGVSLDVSDADQVEAAVTRVAEELGAPTVLVNNAGITRDNLLFKMTENDWDSVLGVHLKGSFLMTRAVQKYQTEAKWGRIVNLSSTSALGNRGQVNYSAAKAGMQGFTKTLAIELGKFGVTANAIAPGFIATDMTAATAERLGMDFEDFKKAAASQIPVQRVGTPADIAHLTSFLVSEGAGFVSGQVIYVAGGPKD from the coding sequence GTGACCGATTCCCCCGCCCGGGTTGCCATCGTGACGGGAGCCGGCCGCGGCATCGGTGCCGCCGTCGCCCGCCGCCTCGCCGCCGACGGGTTCGCCGTCGGCCTGCTGGACCTCGACGAGTCCGCGGTGAAGGCGGGTGCCGAGGCGATCGTGGCCGAGGGTGGCCGGGCCGTCGGCGTCTCGCTGGACGTCAGCGACGCCGACCAGGTCGAGGCCGCCGTCACCCGCGTCGCCGAGGAGCTCGGCGCGCCGACCGTGCTGGTCAACAACGCCGGCATCACGCGCGACAACCTGCTGTTCAAGATGACCGAGAACGACTGGGACTCCGTGCTCGGCGTGCACCTCAAGGGCTCGTTCCTCATGACGCGTGCGGTGCAGAAGTACCAGACTGAAGCGAAGTGGGGCCGGATCGTGAACCTGTCCAGCACTTCCGCACTGGGCAACCGCGGCCAGGTCAACTACTCCGCCGCCAAGGCCGGCATGCAGGGCTTCACGAAGACCCTCGCCATCGAGCTGGGCAAGTTCGGCGTCACCGCCAACGCGATCGCGCCCGGCTTCATCGCCACGGACATGACCGCGGCCACGGCCGAGCGCCTCGGCATGGACTTCGAGGACTTCAAGAAGGCGGCCGCGTCGCAGATCCCCGTGCAGCGCGTGGGCACGCCCGCCGACATCGCCCACCTGACCTCGTTCCTCGTGAGCGAGGGCGCGGGCTTCGTCTCGGGTCAGGTCATCTACGTCGCCGGCGGACCGAAGGACTGA
- a CDS encoding LuxR C-terminal-related transcriptional regulator, with product MSTVTPQVRVDGVLRAVRALEPVDIAFAARVDRGTGTFVLDRFDGARTDLLRNLVIPRGEGVGGRCIALERPVFVRDYVAAKGITHRFDGAVAGEGLSAMFAVPVKTDGVVRDVVYGAARTSVEFGEGLIDRAVDLVKRSAAQEPPSPSRRSAGDIAAELEDIAAAATDPEVRRRLRELGASLSGTPVADDLPIRLSPRELDVLTAVAMGHANVDVARRLGLTVQTVKSYLKSAMAKLDSHTRGEAVYRARMAGLLP from the coding sequence ATGTCGACGGTGACACCGCAGGTCCGCGTCGATGGGGTGCTTCGCGCCGTCCGCGCGCTCGAGCCGGTGGACATCGCGTTCGCGGCCCGGGTCGACCGCGGCACGGGCACGTTCGTGCTCGACCGGTTCGACGGCGCGCGCACCGACCTGCTGCGCAACCTGGTCATCCCGCGGGGCGAGGGGGTCGGCGGCCGGTGCATCGCCCTGGAACGGCCGGTGTTCGTCCGGGACTACGTGGCGGCCAAGGGCATCACGCATCGCTTCGACGGCGCCGTGGCGGGTGAGGGCCTGAGCGCGATGTTCGCGGTGCCCGTGAAGACCGACGGGGTGGTGCGCGACGTCGTCTACGGCGCGGCGCGCACGTCGGTGGAGTTCGGTGAGGGCCTGATCGACCGGGCGGTCGACCTCGTGAAGCGCTCGGCCGCGCAGGAACCGCCGAGCCCGTCGCGGCGCTCGGCCGGCGACATCGCCGCGGAGCTCGAGGACATCGCGGCCGCCGCCACCGACCCCGAGGTGCGCCGGCGGCTGCGCGAGCTGGGTGCGAGCCTGTCCGGGACGCCGGTCGCGGACGACCTGCCGATCCGGCTCTCGCCGCGTGAGCTGGACGTCCTCACCGCTGTCGCGATGGGACACGCCAACGTGGACGTCGCTCGCCGGCTCGGTCTCACCGTGCAGACCGTGAAGTCGTACCTGAAGAGCGCGATGGCCAAACTGGACAGTCACACCCGCGGCGAAGCCGTCTACCGCGCGCGGATGGCCGGCTTGCTACCGTGA
- a CDS encoding acyl-CoA dehydrogenase family protein, with the protein MSELPTPDLLYSEVEEDLRASVRDLLTDQASPAALLARVETSEPYDLKLWKTLAADLGAAGLMVPEELGGHGASARETAVVLEELGRSVAPVPFLGSAVLATSALLAAGGSVAAELLPRLAAGELTGALAVPLSTAPGAAFPATVSVNGDGTLSGRAGTVVDASVAELLVVPATGPDGPGLYAVEASAAQVTELVSFDLTRRVADVELANAAARLVVSGAAAEAALDNALTTAAGLLASEQTGLTEWALTTTVTYLKGRYQFGRPVGGFQSLKHRLANLYTDLVNARATARYAADALAGGFDVPIAVAVAQARVAPIAVHAVEEAIQLHGGIGMTWEHPAHLFLKRAKSDELAFGTPGRHRARLADLVDLPA; encoded by the coding sequence ATGAGCGAGCTGCCCACCCCGGACCTGCTGTACTCCGAGGTCGAGGAGGACCTGCGCGCGTCGGTGCGGGATCTGCTCACCGACCAGGCCTCCCCCGCGGCGCTGCTGGCGCGGGTGGAGACCTCGGAGCCGTATGACCTGAAGCTGTGGAAGACGCTCGCCGCCGATCTCGGCGCGGCCGGGCTGATGGTGCCCGAGGAGCTCGGCGGGCACGGCGCTTCGGCGCGGGAGACAGCCGTGGTGCTCGAAGAGCTGGGCCGCAGCGTGGCGCCGGTGCCGTTCCTCGGCAGCGCGGTGCTGGCGACGTCGGCGCTGCTGGCGGCGGGCGGTTCGGTGGCCGCCGAGCTGCTCCCCCGGCTCGCCGCGGGTGAGCTGACGGGCGCGCTGGCCGTGCCGCTGTCGACCGCGCCGGGTGCGGCTTTCCCGGCGACGGTGTCCGTGAACGGTGACGGGACGCTCAGCGGACGCGCCGGCACGGTCGTCGACGCCTCCGTGGCCGAGCTGCTCGTGGTGCCTGCGACCGGGCCCGACGGGCCGGGGCTGTACGCGGTGGAGGCTTCGGCGGCCCAGGTGACCGAGCTGGTGTCGTTCGACCTCACGCGGCGGGTGGCCGACGTCGAGCTGGCCAACGCCGCGGCGCGCCTCGTCGTGAGTGGCGCGGCCGCGGAGGCGGCGCTGGACAACGCGCTGACCACGGCGGCGGGGCTGCTCGCGTCGGAGCAGACGGGGCTCACGGAGTGGGCGCTGACGACCACCGTCACCTACCTCAAGGGCCGCTACCAGTTCGGGCGCCCGGTCGGCGGGTTCCAGTCGCTCAAGCACCGGCTGGCGAACCTGTACACGGACCTGGTGAACGCACGCGCGACGGCGCGGTACGCGGCCGACGCGCTCGCCGGCGGCTTCGACGTGCCGATCGCGGTGGCCGTGGCGCAGGCGCGCGTGGCGCCGATCGCGGTGCACGCCGTGGAGGAGGCGATCCAGCTGCACGGCGGGATCGGCATGACGTGGGAGCACCCCGCGCACCTGTTCCTCAAGCGCGCCAAGAGCGACGAGCTCGCGTTCGGCACGCCGGGCCGGCACCGCGCCCGGCTGGCTGATCTCGTGGACCTGCCGGCCTGA
- a CDS encoding AMP-binding protein codes for MADSVEQLISVPLQELPQRWRSASRAEEIARARALHDRDPDEYWAWAAGKQRWMRPWDEVRSGDLPEFRYFTGGLLNVADNCVDRWAEDPATADRAAVVWEGEPGDTRTVTYAELARETSALAAGLLELGIGKGDVVAIYLPNLVEAFTAIHACNRIGAIYTVLFSGFGKDAVTARLKVSGAKAVVVADASYRRGKLVPLLETLRTARPGLPDLGHVVVLDRTGRDLPLEAGEVSYADLVARHPEGTPAVPLEANDPAFLIFTSGTESTPKGVVHSVAGFLVGTWANAYWQAGLEQGDVYWVAADVGWLTFPIQAVIGGLACGTTIACYEGALDTPTKERFYEFCERHEVTQVLAAPTVLRMLRSFGEDLCAAHPLPHLKLITVQGEPLDAETFTWAGAHLDVPIVNAYGQTETGSTWTYPVTGVDALKAGSAGRPLPGHDCEIVDDDGLPVPAGTKGNLVITRPFPTLARTVWGDHERYLSAYFNQFPGRYNTKDEAVLDADGHLWVLGRADDVINVAAHRISTMEIEGVVTAHERVAEAAVVGVPDPTKGTVPIAFVTLLAGADADSVSAELIRRVGEELGGYARLAKVYPVTALPKTRTGKTMRRLLRDVLVEGAPRGDTSAMEDPGALDAVLTAVSAAR; via the coding sequence GTGGCCGACAGTGTGGAACAGCTGATCTCCGTTCCGTTGCAGGAACTTCCCCAACGGTGGCGCTCCGCGAGCCGGGCCGAGGAGATCGCCCGCGCGCGGGCGCTGCACGATCGCGACCCGGACGAGTACTGGGCGTGGGCCGCGGGCAAGCAGCGGTGGATGCGGCCGTGGGACGAGGTGCGCAGCGGTGACCTGCCCGAGTTCCGGTACTTCACGGGCGGGCTGCTCAACGTGGCCGACAACTGCGTCGACCGCTGGGCCGAGGACCCCGCGACGGCCGACCGCGCCGCCGTGGTGTGGGAGGGCGAGCCGGGGGACACCCGCACGGTGACCTACGCCGAGCTCGCCCGGGAGACCTCGGCGTTGGCCGCGGGGCTGCTGGAGCTGGGCATCGGCAAGGGCGACGTGGTCGCGATCTACCTGCCGAACCTCGTCGAGGCGTTCACGGCCATCCACGCCTGCAACCGGATCGGCGCGATCTACACGGTGCTGTTCTCCGGCTTCGGCAAGGACGCCGTGACCGCGCGGCTCAAGGTCTCCGGCGCGAAGGCCGTGGTGGTCGCCGACGCGTCCTACCGGCGCGGGAAGCTGGTGCCGCTGCTGGAGACCCTGCGCACCGCCCGGCCGGGCCTGCCCGACCTCGGCCACGTCGTGGTGCTCGACCGCACCGGCCGCGACCTGCCGCTCGAAGCGGGCGAGGTCTCCTACGCCGACCTCGTCGCCCGGCACCCCGAAGGCACGCCGGCCGTGCCGCTGGAGGCCAACGACCCGGCGTTCCTGATCTTCACCAGCGGCACGGAGTCGACGCCGAAGGGCGTGGTGCACTCGGTCGCCGGGTTCCTGGTCGGGACCTGGGCCAACGCCTACTGGCAGGCCGGCCTCGAACAGGGCGACGTGTACTGGGTGGCCGCCGACGTCGGCTGGCTGACCTTCCCGATCCAGGCCGTGATCGGCGGGCTGGCGTGCGGGACCACGATCGCGTGTTACGAGGGCGCACTCGACACCCCGACGAAGGAACGCTTCTACGAGTTCTGCGAACGCCACGAGGTCACGCAGGTGCTGGCCGCGCCGACCGTGCTGCGGATGCTGCGCTCGTTCGGCGAGGACCTGTGCGCCGCGCACCCGCTGCCGCACCTCAAGCTGATCACCGTGCAGGGCGAGCCGCTCGACGCGGAGACGTTCACCTGGGCCGGCGCGCACCTCGACGTCCCGATCGTCAACGCCTACGGCCAGACCGAGACCGGCTCCACCTGGACCTACCCGGTGACCGGCGTCGACGCCTTGAAGGCGGGCTCCGCCGGGCGTCCCCTGCCCGGCCACGACTGCGAGATCGTGGACGACGACGGTCTGCCGGTTCCCGCCGGTACCAAGGGAAACCTGGTGATCACCCGGCCGTTCCCGACGCTGGCGCGCACGGTGTGGGGCGACCACGAGCGCTACCTCTCGGCGTATTTCAACCAGTTCCCCGGCCGGTACAACACCAAGGACGAAGCTGTCCTCGACGCCGACGGCCACCTGTGGGTGCTCGGCCGCGCGGACGACGTCATCAACGTCGCCGCCCACCGCATCTCCACGATGGAGATCGAAGGCGTCGTGACCGCCCACGAGCGCGTCGCCGAGGCCGCCGTGGTCGGCGTGCCCGACCCGACCAAGGGCACGGTCCCGATCGCCTTCGTCACGCTCCTGGCCGGCGCCGACGCCGACTCCGTGTCGGCCGAGCTGATCCGCCGCGTGGGCGAGGAACTCGGCGGCTACGCCCGGCTGGCCAAGGTCTACCCCGTGACCGCGCTGCCCAAGACCCGCACGGGCAAGACCATGCGCCGTCTCCTGCGCGACGTCCTCGTCGAGGGCGCTCCCCGCGGCGACACCAGCGCGATGGAGGACCCCGGCGCGCTGGACGCGGTGCTGACGGCGGTGTCCGCGGCCCGCTGA
- a CDS encoding acyl-CoA dehydrogenase family protein produces MDFAFDARTEELRGQLLDFMDSHVYPAEPVFEEQLAERENPWSSVPVVEELKAEARKRGLWNFFLPGEDGAGLTNLQYAPLAEITGRSPRLAPTAVNCAAPDTGNMEVLHMFGSEQQKKQWLQPLLDGEIRSAFAMTEPDVASSDARNIATSIRRDGDEYVVNGRKWFISGAMNPNCKIMIVMGKTDPDAPAHQQQSMILVPRDAAGVTIKRGMHVFGYTDGDHGGHAEVLFEDVRVPAENLIANEGAGFAIAQARLGPGRIHHCMRAIGMAERALELMCRRTLSRETFGKPIAESGVVQDWIAESRVKIEQQRLLVLKTAWLMDTVGNQGAHTEIQAIKISTPITVEWILDKAVQAHGAGGVSQDFPLAELWAGVRTLRLADGPDEVHKRSLARRELKKYRTEAGR; encoded by the coding sequence ATGGATTTCGCGTTCGACGCGCGCACCGAGGAGCTGCGCGGGCAGCTGCTCGACTTCATGGATTCGCACGTCTACCCCGCCGAACCGGTCTTCGAAGAGCAGCTCGCCGAGCGCGAGAACCCCTGGTCGTCGGTGCCGGTCGTGGAGGAGCTCAAGGCCGAGGCGCGCAAGCGCGGTCTGTGGAACTTCTTCCTGCCCGGCGAGGACGGCGCGGGCCTGACCAACCTGCAGTACGCGCCGCTGGCCGAGATCACCGGCCGCAGCCCCCGGCTCGCCCCGACCGCGGTGAACTGCGCCGCGCCGGACACCGGGAACATGGAAGTGCTGCACATGTTCGGCAGCGAGCAGCAGAAGAAGCAGTGGCTGCAGCCGCTGCTCGACGGCGAGATCCGCTCCGCGTTCGCGATGACCGAGCCCGACGTGGCCTCCTCCGACGCGCGCAACATCGCCACCAGCATCCGCCGTGACGGCGACGAGTACGTGGTCAACGGCCGCAAGTGGTTCATCTCCGGTGCGATGAACCCGAACTGCAAGATCATGATCGTGATGGGCAAGACCGATCCGGACGCGCCCGCGCACCAGCAGCAGAGCATGATCCTCGTGCCGCGCGACGCCGCCGGCGTGACCATCAAGCGCGGCATGCACGTGTTCGGCTACACCGACGGCGACCACGGCGGCCACGCCGAGGTGCTGTTCGAGGACGTGCGCGTGCCGGCGGAGAACCTCATCGCCAACGAGGGCGCCGGCTTCGCGATCGCCCAGGCTCGCCTCGGCCCCGGCCGCATCCACCACTGCATGCGCGCGATCGGCATGGCCGAGCGGGCGCTGGAACTCATGTGCCGCCGCACGCTTTCGCGCGAGACCTTCGGCAAGCCGATCGCCGAGTCGGGTGTGGTGCAGGACTGGATCGCCGAGTCGCGCGTGAAGATCGAGCAGCAGCGGCTGCTGGTGCTCAAGACCGCGTGGCTGATGGACACCGTGGGCAACCAGGGTGCGCACACCGAGATCCAGGCCATCAAGATCTCCACCCCGATCACGGTGGAGTGGATCCTCGACAAGGCCGTGCAGGCCCACGGCGCCGGTGGCGTGAGCCAGGACTTCCCGCTGGCCGAGCTGTGGGCGGGCGTGCGCACGCTGCGCCTGGCCGACGGCCCGGACGAGGTGCACAAGCGCTCGCTGGCGCGGCGCGAGCTCAAGAAGTACCGGACGGAGGCCGGCCGATGA
- a CDS encoding acyl-CoA dehydrogenase family protein, with translation MTATTTNSVRGGQLADHGYELPWAFTPEHLQWRDTVREFTAEVVAPEAARRSIESKFDADLVRAAGRLGVFGLMVPAEFGGAGADLRTLCLTIEELATVDSSLAVTVHVQAICAALLAHLAQDRPELCQEILPSAATGETFISIGLTEPSGGSDAGNISTLARQDGDGWIINGAKQFITNSGTPFSRYVILLAAVGDDKRGRPPVSAFLVPLDAPGVTVGKGYPKLGWRSSDTHPLFFDDVRVPGDALLSEPGRGYRDALEFLTWARLPIAAMSAGLARGCLADTLRFVTERTSFGQPLGHHQAVAFQTADIAALAATARTLTYDGAWKYDHGLSIREAAATAKLVASEAANKAAYLATQLQGGYGFIEETAATRHHQDARILTIGEGTSEVQRMLIARSLGLAV, from the coding sequence ATGACCGCGACCACCACGAACTCCGTGCGGGGTGGCCAGCTCGCCGACCACGGGTACGAGCTGCCCTGGGCCTTCACCCCCGAGCACCTGCAGTGGCGCGACACCGTGCGGGAGTTCACCGCCGAAGTGGTGGCGCCCGAGGCCGCCCGGCGCAGCATCGAGTCGAAGTTCGACGCGGACCTGGTCCGCGCGGCGGGCCGGCTCGGGGTCTTCGGCTTGATGGTGCCGGCCGAGTTCGGCGGCGCCGGCGCCGACCTGCGCACGCTGTGCCTCACGATCGAGGAATTGGCCACAGTGGACTCTTCGCTGGCGGTCACGGTGCACGTCCAGGCGATCTGCGCCGCGCTGCTCGCGCACCTGGCCCAGGACCGGCCCGAGCTGTGTCAGGAGATCCTGCCCTCGGCCGCCACCGGCGAGACGTTCATCTCGATCGGACTCACCGAGCCGTCGGGCGGGTCGGACGCCGGCAACATCAGCACCCTCGCGCGCCAGGACGGCGACGGCTGGATCATCAACGGCGCCAAGCAGTTCATCACGAACTCGGGCACCCCGTTCTCGCGCTACGTGATCCTGCTCGCCGCGGTCGGCGACGACAAGCGCGGCCGGCCGCCGGTCTCGGCGTTCCTCGTCCCGCTCGACGCGCCGGGCGTCACCGTCGGCAAGGGGTACCCGAAGCTGGGCTGGCGCTCCTCCGACACGCACCCGCTGTTCTTCGACGACGTCCGTGTGCCGGGCGACGCGCTGCTGTCCGAACCGGGCCGCGGCTACCGCGACGCGCTCGAGTTCCTCACGTGGGCGCGGCTGCCGATCGCAGCGATGAGCGCCGGGCTCGCCCGCGGCTGCCTGGCCGACACCCTGCGCTTCGTCACCGAACGCACGTCCTTCGGCCAGCCGCTGGGCCACCACCAGGCCGTGGCGTTCCAGACCGCGGACATCGCGGCGCTGGCCGCCACCGCCCGCACCCTGACCTACGACGGCGCGTGGAAGTACGATCACGGCTTGTCGATCAGGGAGGCCGCCGCCACGGCGAAGCTGGTCGCGTCCGAAGCCGCGAACAAGGCCGCCTACCTGGCGACCCAGCTGCAGGGAGGCTACGGCTTCATCGAAGAGACGGCCGCGACCCGCCACCACCAGGACGCCCGCATCCTCACCATCGGCGAGGGCACGTCCGAAGTGCAGCGGATGCTGATCGCGCGTTCACTGGGGCTGGCCGTCTGA
- a CDS encoding TetR/AcrR family transcriptional regulator — MGSLTAGGSGEVPVTRAERKRAERVARLERAAARVFARHGYEGANFDLIAAELDLRGASLYYYVSSKEELFLRCLRQSAADVSARLRAIVEAEPEPRERLRRLFREQVLIEVRDYPEYVPLFFKARVSVPALADAVLSLRREHSTVFEETARELGTDPRKARLGLEIAYGTLAYLPDWYDPAGAVSPAELADELAELLVAPFLRTDG, encoded by the coding sequence GTGGGGAGCCTGACGGCCGGCGGGTCCGGCGAGGTACCGGTGACCCGGGCCGAACGCAAACGGGCCGAACGGGTGGCGCGGCTCGAACGCGCCGCAGCACGCGTGTTCGCCCGCCACGGTTACGAAGGCGCGAACTTCGACCTCATCGCGGCCGAGCTGGACCTGCGTGGCGCCAGCCTCTACTACTACGTCTCCTCGAAGGAAGAGCTTTTCCTGCGCTGCCTGCGCCAATCGGCGGCCGACGTGTCCGCCCGGCTGCGGGCGATAGTCGAGGCCGAACCCGAGCCGCGGGAACGGCTGCGGCGGCTGTTCCGCGAACAGGTGCTGATCGAGGTCCGCGACTACCCCGAGTACGTGCCGCTGTTCTTCAAGGCGCGGGTGAGCGTGCCCGCGCTTGCCGACGCCGTGCTGAGTCTGCGGCGCGAGCACTCGACGGTGTTCGAGGAGACGGCGCGGGAGCTCGGCACGGACCCGCGGAAAGCGCGGCTGGGCCTGGAAATCGCGTACGGCACGCTGGCCTACCTGCCCGACTGGTACGACCCGGCCGGCGCCGTGAGTCCCGCCGAGCTGGCGGACGAGCTGGCAGAACTGCTCGTGGCGCCGTTCCTCCGCACGGACGGCTGA
- a CDS encoding acyl-CoA dehydrogenase family protein, with protein sequence MTPDDLQAQVAGFLAAHDPKTTDRLEFLRARYDAGLAWVHFPEGLGGQGAPRALQPVVEAAFAAAGAPDNDPRRIGIGLGMAAPTILAFGTDEQRTRYLRPLWTGEEVWCQLFSEPGAGSDLAALATRAVRDGDDWVVTGQKVWTSSAHTARWGILVTRTDPDVPKHQGMTYFLCDMTAPGVEVRPLRQITGEAEFNEVFLTGVRIPDTQRLGAVGEGWKVAQTTLMNERVAIGGNALPREGGLIGMVSKTWRERPELRTPELRDRLVQHWVEAESLRLAASRLRQQLTAGAPGPEGSAMKVAFSELNQKLTGLEIELLGEEGLRYDDWTPRRPEKVDFLGREAGYRYLRAKGNSIEGGTSEILRNIISERVLGLPSEPRVDKDVAWKDLPR encoded by the coding sequence ATGACCCCCGACGACCTCCAGGCCCAGGTGGCCGGGTTCCTGGCCGCGCACGACCCGAAGACCACCGACCGGCTCGAGTTCCTGCGCGCCCGCTACGACGCCGGTCTGGCGTGGGTGCACTTCCCCGAGGGCCTCGGCGGCCAGGGTGCGCCGCGCGCACTGCAGCCCGTCGTCGAGGCCGCGTTCGCCGCGGCCGGCGCGCCGGACAACGACCCGCGCCGCATCGGCATCGGGCTCGGCATGGCCGCGCCGACGATCCTCGCGTTCGGCACCGACGAGCAGCGCACGCGCTACCTGCGTCCACTGTGGACGGGCGAAGAAGTGTGGTGCCAGCTGTTCAGCGAACCCGGCGCCGGCTCCGACCTCGCCGCACTGGCCACCCGCGCGGTGCGCGACGGCGATGACTGGGTCGTGACCGGACAGAAGGTGTGGACTTCGAGCGCGCACACTGCCCGGTGGGGCATCCTCGTCACGCGCACCGACCCCGACGTGCCGAAGCACCAGGGCATGACGTACTTCCTGTGCGACATGACCGCGCCCGGCGTCGAGGTGCGGCCGCTGCGCCAGATCACCGGCGAGGCCGAGTTCAACGAGGTGTTCCTCACCGGCGTGCGGATCCCGGACACTCAGCGACTCGGCGCGGTCGGCGAGGGCTGGAAGGTCGCGCAGACCACGCTGATGAACGAGCGCGTGGCCATCGGCGGCAACGCGTTGCCGCGGGAAGGCGGCCTGATCGGCATGGTCTCGAAGACCTGGCGCGAGCGGCCCGAGCTGCGCACGCCGGAGCTGCGCGACCGGCTCGTGCAGCACTGGGTGGAGGCCGAGTCGTTGCGGCTGGCGGCTTCCCGGCTGCGCCAGCAGCTCACCGCGGGCGCGCCGGGGCCGGAGGGCTCCGCGATGAAGGTGGCGTTCTCCGAGCTCAACCAGAAGCTCACCGGGCTGGAGATCGAGCTGCTCGGCGAGGAGGGCCTGCGCTACGACGACTGGACGCCGCGGCGGCCGGAGAAGGTCGACTTCCTCGGACGCGAGGCGGGTTACCGCTACCTGCGCGCTAAGGGCAACTCGATCGAGGGCGGGACCTCGGAGATCCTGCGCAACATCATCTCCGAACGCGTGCTGGGGCTGCCGTCCGAGCCGCGGGTGGACAAGGACGTCGCCTGGAAGGACCTGCCGCGATGA
- a CDS encoding phosphotransferase family protein has product MTPSDPPGLDLARLRGYLDEQRPGLVTGELTAEVVQGGRSNLTYIVGDGTHRWVVRRPPLGHVLPTAHDMAREFKVISGLAGTAVPVPGTVVLCQDTDVLGAQFYVMEFVAGTPYRSDSELAVLGTERTREIGFRLVDTLVDLHAVDPQAVGLGDFGRPDGFLERQLRRWKKQLDGSRSRDLPGADELHESLAAKLPASGPATIVHGDYRLDNVLVDGDDRITAVLDWEMSTLGDPLTDLALLVAYAERDKVSLQMVSNASSAPGYPSTDEVIARYAERSGRDVSALNWYVSFAFFKLAVILEGIYFRYSKGQTVGSGFEGIGDAVAPLVSHGYETLKEEK; this is encoded by the coding sequence ATGACCCCGTCCGACCCACCAGGACTCGACCTGGCCCGCCTGCGCGGCTACCTCGACGAGCAGCGGCCCGGTCTGGTCACCGGCGAGCTGACCGCCGAGGTGGTGCAGGGCGGCCGCTCGAACCTCACCTACATCGTGGGCGACGGCACCCACCGCTGGGTCGTGCGCCGTCCGCCGCTCGGGCACGTGCTGCCGACGGCACACGACATGGCGCGCGAGTTCAAGGTGATCTCCGGCCTGGCCGGCACGGCGGTCCCGGTGCCGGGCACCGTCGTGCTGTGCCAGGACACCGACGTGCTCGGCGCGCAGTTCTACGTGATGGAGTTCGTGGCCGGCACGCCGTACCGCAGCGACTCCGAGCTCGCGGTGCTGGGCACCGAGCGCACGCGCGAGATCGGGTTCCGGCTCGTGGACACGCTCGTCGACCTGCACGCCGTGGACCCGCAAGCGGTGGGGCTCGGCGACTTCGGCCGGCCCGACGGCTTCCTCGAACGCCAGCTGCGCCGCTGGAAGAAGCAGCTCGACGGCTCCCGCAGCCGCGACCTGCCCGGCGCCGACGAGCTGCACGAAAGCCTGGCCGCGAAGCTGCCGGCCTCGGGCCCGGCCACGATCGTGCACGGCGACTACCGGCTCGACAACGTGCTCGTGGACGGCGACGACCGCATCACCGCGGTGCTCGACTGGGAAATGTCCACCCTCGGCGACCCGCTCACCGACCTCGCGCTGCTGGTGGCCTACGCCGAGCGCGACAAGGTGTCGCTGCAGATGGTGTCCAACGCCAGCTCCGCACCCGGCTACCCGAGCACCGACGAGGTGATCGCCCGCTACGCCGAGCGCTCCGGCCGCGACGTGTCGGCGCTCAACTGGTACGTGAGCTTCGCGTTCTTCAAGCTCGCAGTGATCCTGGAAGGCATCTACTTCCGCTACAGCAAGGGCCAGACCGTCGGGTCCGGGTTCGAGGGCATCGGCGACGCCGTGGCCCCGCTCGTCTCGCACGGCTACGAGACGCTCAAAGAGGAGAAGTAG